A section of the Arabiibacter massiliensis genome encodes:
- the smc gene encoding chromosome segregation protein SMC produces MYLKSLILKGFKSFADRSVLTLEPGITAVVGPNGSGKSNISDAVLWVLGERNAKNLRGQAMEDVIFAGSSARKSVGIAEVDLVLDNSDGTLPVEYDEVAITRRMYRSGESEYLINGTLARRMDVLDILHDSGLGTGTHSIIGQGSLDSILQSKPEDRRALIEEAAGVLKHKQRKAKSERKLAAMDAHLARVKDVAAEVERQLGPLERKAKRARAYQGLAAELADLNLTLAVDDLRTLRRGWDEASAREQALLAELEERRAAIAKAEAAAEELQEKIRRESVDAGELARQHRRASSAVERFDGATLLLHEKRRAAQGYEAELRVTLESNKAKRTQAEADRAQAAAQLTEVRRDREGADAAVERLSAEQAENSQARRALEREAEELERAKRSGEREQETARRELASTQEALASGLAHVKLIEGHGKELELQLSRAQAEAASLAEAAAGAEAALGTLAEAEGAARERVGEALGARESARGTLDEARDAASLLASEIKGLEERERAGAAAGPARAWLLDNAGELDVRLAPIAHAVRASEGFEELVERLLGADVSALLVDDAARANAVAAALAARDEQGEVVLVPRAGEPSRGCPARAAAEAGLGRALVDELSYAEEDAAAVEALLGDVVVCDDADAAFAAHARGGVDARFVTRSGCVVWPSGKAVLGAAAAESDEGVLARARRLDDLRVRLHAAEGARAAAEEAAAAAEEALRAAQGESLRLSQELAEARGKTDSARAEARRAEEKLASVRREFEDIERQRGEAERTVAEARPSVEALEARLAELKGSLEQGAARFEEAQAAVVPLRKEAARLRDALAEAKLKAATLAERETYTARVVDARARDLAAVDASDAEAREALARKTVAQERIEPLLALFEELVASARKWTRDLEEAATAAQDSSAGLHGAVNEARAAARAAHDAYDDANARLSTARVDKGRLEVQVDAAVNAIVHECGAPLERALELPELEDRGATEDAAFKLRRRIANMGTINPDAAEEYESLKARYDYLASQLADLDGARRALSKIVHVIDARMKDDFIRTYEAVDANFREIFAVLFPGGSAELSLSDPDDLENTGVEVTAQPRGKRITKMMLMSGGEKSLTALALLFAVYRIRTTPFYILDEVEAALDDSNLRRLTGYLQTLRDTTQLIMITHQRRTMEMADVLFGVSMQSDGVTKVVSQKLEHALRHAE; encoded by the coding sequence ATGTACCTGAAATCGCTCATCCTCAAGGGGTTCAAGTCGTTCGCCGACCGCAGCGTGCTCACGCTCGAGCCCGGCATCACCGCCGTGGTGGGGCCGAACGGCTCGGGCAAGTCGAACATCTCCGACGCCGTCCTGTGGGTGCTCGGCGAGCGCAATGCGAAGAACCTGCGCGGCCAGGCCATGGAGGACGTCATCTTCGCGGGGTCGTCCGCGCGCAAGAGCGTGGGCATCGCCGAGGTGGACCTGGTGCTGGACAACTCCGACGGCACGCTGCCGGTGGAGTACGACGAGGTGGCCATCACCCGGCGCATGTACCGCTCGGGCGAGAGCGAGTACCTGATCAACGGCACGCTCGCGCGCCGCATGGACGTGCTGGACATCCTGCACGACTCGGGGCTGGGCACCGGCACGCACTCCATCATCGGGCAGGGGTCGCTCGACTCCATCCTGCAATCGAAGCCGGAAGACCGCCGCGCGCTCATCGAGGAGGCCGCGGGCGTGCTCAAGCACAAGCAGCGCAAGGCGAAGAGCGAGCGCAAGCTGGCCGCGATGGACGCGCACCTGGCGCGCGTGAAGGACGTGGCCGCCGAGGTGGAGCGGCAGCTGGGGCCGCTCGAGCGCAAGGCGAAGCGCGCGCGGGCCTACCAGGGCCTCGCCGCCGAGCTCGCGGATTTGAACCTGACGCTCGCGGTGGACGACCTGCGCACGTTGCGGCGCGGCTGGGACGAGGCGTCGGCGCGCGAGCAGGCGCTTCTGGCGGAGCTCGAGGAGCGGCGCGCGGCCATCGCGAAGGCGGAGGCGGCGGCCGAGGAGCTGCAGGAGAAGATCCGCCGCGAGAGCGTGGACGCGGGGGAGCTCGCGCGGCAGCATCGGCGCGCGTCCTCGGCGGTGGAGCGCTTCGACGGCGCGACGCTGCTTCTGCACGAGAAGCGCCGCGCGGCGCAGGGCTACGAGGCTGAGCTGCGCGTGACGCTGGAGTCGAACAAGGCCAAGCGCACCCAGGCCGAGGCCGATCGAGCGCAGGCGGCCGCGCAGCTTACCGAGGTGCGGCGCGACCGCGAGGGGGCGGATGCGGCCGTTGAGCGCCTGAGTGCCGAGCAGGCCGAGAACTCCCAGGCCCGGCGCGCGCTCGAGCGCGAGGCGGAGGAGCTGGAGCGCGCGAAGCGGTCGGGGGAGCGCGAGCAGGAGACGGCGCGGCGCGAGCTGGCGAGCACGCAGGAGGCGCTCGCGAGCGGGCTCGCGCACGTGAAGCTCATCGAGGGCCATGGCAAGGAGCTGGAGCTGCAGCTCTCGCGCGCGCAGGCCGAGGCGGCCTCGCTCGCCGAGGCGGCGGCGGGTGCCGAGGCGGCGCTCGGGACGCTTGCGGAGGCCGAGGGCGCCGCGCGCGAGCGCGTGGGCGAGGCGCTCGGGGCGCGGGAGTCCGCGCGAGGGACGCTCGACGAGGCGCGCGACGCGGCCTCGCTTCTGGCGTCGGAGATCAAGGGGCTCGAGGAGCGCGAGCGGGCCGGCGCGGCGGCGGGGCCGGCGCGCGCGTGGCTTTTGGACAACGCCGGGGAGCTGGACGTGCGCCTCGCGCCCATCGCGCATGCGGTGCGCGCTTCCGAAGGGTTCGAGGAGCTGGTGGAGCGCCTGCTGGGGGCCGACGTGTCGGCGCTGCTCGTGGACGACGCGGCCCGCGCGAACGCCGTCGCGGCGGCGCTCGCGGCGCGCGACGAGCAGGGCGAGGTGGTGCTCGTGCCCCGCGCGGGCGAGCCTTCGCGCGGCTGCCCTGCGCGCGCGGCCGCGGAGGCCGGGTTGGGGCGGGCGCTCGTGGACGAGCTTTCGTATGCCGAAGAGGACGCCGCCGCTGTTGAGGCCCTGCTCGGCGACGTGGTGGTGTGCGACGACGCGGACGCGGCGTTCGCGGCGCATGCGCGGGGCGGCGTCGACGCGCGCTTCGTCACGCGCTCGGGCTGCGTCGTATGGCCGAGCGGCAAGGCGGTCCTGGGGGCCGCTGCGGCCGAGAGCGACGAGGGCGTGCTCGCCCGCGCCCGCCGTCTCGACGACCTGCGGGTGCGCCTGCATGCTGCCGAGGGGGCGCGCGCGGCTGCCGAGGAGGCTGCGGCGGCTGCCGAGGAGGCCCTGCGCGCCGCCCAGGGCGAGAGCCTGCGCCTGTCGCAGGAGCTGGCCGAGGCGCGCGGCAAGACCGACTCCGCCCGCGCCGAGGCGCGCCGCGCCGAGGAGAAGCTCGCCAGCGTGCGCCGCGAGTTCGAGGACATCGAGCGCCAGCGCGGCGAGGCCGAGCGCACCGTGGCCGAGGCCCGCCCGTCGGTGGAGGCGCTCGAGGCGCGGCTCGCGGAGCTCAAGGGCTCGCTCGAGCAGGGCGCCGCGCGCTTCGAGGAGGCGCAGGCGGCGGTGGTTCCGCTGCGCAAGGAGGCCGCGCGCCTGCGCGACGCGCTGGCCGAGGCCAAGCTCAAGGCGGCCACGCTCGCCGAGCGCGAGACGTACACCGCCCGCGTCGTGGACGCCCGCGCCCGCGACCTGGCGGCGGTGGACGCGAGCGATGCCGAGGCGCGCGAGGCGCTCGCCCGGAAGACGGTGGCGCAAGAGCGCATCGAGCCTCTGCTCGCGCTCTTCGAGGAGCTCGTGGCCAGCGCCCGGAAGTGGACGCGCGACCTGGAGGAGGCGGCCACGGCCGCGCAGGACTCCTCGGCGGGGCTGCACGGCGCCGTGAACGAGGCCCGCGCCGCCGCGCGCGCGGCCCACGATGCCTACGACGACGCGAACGCCCGCCTGTCGACGGCCCGCGTGGACAAGGGCCGCCTCGAGGTGCAGGTGGACGCCGCGGTGAACGCCATCGTGCACGAGTGCGGCGCTCCGCTCGAGCGCGCCCTCGAGCTCCCCGAGCTGGAGGACCGCGGGGCAACGGAGGACGCCGCCTTCAAGCTGCGCCGCCGCATCGCCAACATGGGCACCATCAACCCCGACGCCGCCGAGGAGTACGAGTCGCTCAAGGCGCGCTACGACTACCTGGCCTCGCAGCTGGCCGACCTCGACGGCGCGCGACGGGCGCTCTCGAAGATCGTGCACGTCATCGACGCGCGCATGAAGGACGATTTCATCCGCACCTACGAGGCCGTTGACGCGAACTTCCGCGAGATCTTCGCCGTGCTGTTCCCGGGCGGCTCGGCCGAGCTCTCGCTGTCCGATCCCGACGATCTGGAGAACACGGGCGTGGAGGTGACGGCGCAGCCCCGCGGCAAGCGCATCACGAAGATGATGCTCATGTCCGGCGGCGAGAAGTCGCTCACGGCGCTCGCGCTCCTGTTCGCGGTCTACCGCATCCGCACGACGCCGTTCTACATCCTCGACGAGGTGGAGGCCGCGCTCGACGACTCGAACCTGCGGCGCCTCACGGGCTACCTGCAGACGCTGCGCGATACCACGCAGCTCATCATGATCACGCACCAGCGGCGCACGATGGAGATGGCCGACGTGCTGTTCGGCGTGTCCATGCAGTCCGACGGCGTGACGAAGGTGGTCAGCCAGAAGCTCGAGCACGCTTTGCGGCACGCGGAATAG
- a CDS encoding chloride channel protein, producing the protein MAKRAARDGGIDPSQVARHFLFALAAGVVGAAASIALSLAVDFAAKLSARFPWLLLALPALGAASVVLYRALKLPDHLATDTLVDRLRRNDPVPPALAPGILAGTFLTVLGGGSVGKEAAALQMGASLGALVGRPFKLAPVRRGAPAIPQGYAAAVGMAACFGALFFAPLGSTMFVLELARFDRTVARHVPTLLLASFAAFGIARLTGIGDVIPGVAVPALSWPLVAQCVLVGLACGAAGTVFGTGLRLARRVVRRRVGRPLIAAVAGGLLFAGVVLAFGWQGFEGTGMPLLRGALAGHAGGMDFAVKAGLTVLALGFGLKGGEIMPMFTVGALLGCALGGLTGAAAPFSAALGLAAFFGAVSRCPLAALLMGAEIFGLAAAPYLALAVAVAYAGSRDVGVFGRGTASALARLRARARQREDARRREGR; encoded by the coding sequence ATGGCGAAGCGGGCAGCGCGGGACGGCGGCATCGATCCCTCGCAGGTCGCGCGGCACTTCCTGTTCGCTCTTGCCGCAGGGGTCGTGGGCGCGGCGGCGTCCATCGCGCTCTCGCTCGCCGTCGACTTCGCCGCGAAGCTCTCTGCCCGCTTCCCGTGGCTGCTCCTCGCGCTGCCGGCGCTCGGCGCGGCGTCGGTCGTGCTCTACCGCGCGCTCAAGCTGCCCGATCACCTGGCCACGGACACGCTGGTCGACCGCCTGCGCCGCAACGACCCCGTGCCGCCCGCCCTTGCCCCGGGCATCCTCGCGGGCACGTTCCTCACGGTGCTCGGCGGCGGGTCGGTGGGCAAGGAGGCCGCCGCGCTGCAGATGGGCGCGTCGCTCGGCGCGCTCGTGGGCCGCCCCTTCAAGCTCGCGCCCGTGCGCCGGGGCGCGCCGGCCATCCCGCAGGGCTACGCCGCAGCCGTCGGCATGGCGGCGTGCTTCGGAGCGCTCTTCTTCGCGCCGCTCGGCTCCACGATGTTCGTGCTGGAGCTCGCCCGCTTCGATCGGACCGTGGCGCGCCATGTGCCCACGCTTCTGCTCGCGTCGTTCGCGGCGTTCGGCATCGCGCGCCTCACCGGCATCGGCGATGTCATCCCGGGCGTCGCCGTGCCCGCCCTCTCGTGGCCGCTCGTCGCGCAGTGCGTGCTCGTGGGCCTCGCGTGCGGGGCGGCGGGCACCGTGTTCGGCACGGGGCTGCGCCTCGCGCGCCGCGTCGTGCGCCGACGCGTCGGTCGGCCCCTGATAGCCGCCGTCGCGGGCGGCCTTTTATTCGCGGGCGTTGTGCTGGCCTTCGGCTGGCAGGGCTTCGAGGGCACGGGCATGCCGCTGCTGCGGGGGGCGCTCGCGGGGCACGCGGGAGGCATGGACTTCGCCGTGAAGGCGGGCCTCACGGTGCTCGCGCTCGGGTTCGGCCTCAAGGGCGGCGAGATCATGCCCATGTTCACGGTGGGCGCGCTTCTGGGCTGCGCCCTCGGGGGCCTCACGGGGGCGGCGGCGCCGTTCTCGGCCGCGCTCGGGCTGGCGGCGTTCTTCGGGGCAGTGAGCCGCTGCCCGCTGGCGGCGCTCCTCATGGGCGCGGAGATATTCGGCCTGGCCGCAGCGCCCTACCTCGCGCTCGCGGTGGCCGTGGCCTACGCGGGCAGCCGCGACGTGGGCGTGTTCGGCCGCGGCACCGCAAGCGCGCTCGCGCGTCTGCGCGCTCGGGCCCGCCAGCGGGAGGACGCCCGCCGCCGGGAAGGCCGCTGA
- the rpmF gene encoding 50S ribosomal protein L32, giving the protein MAVPKRKMGRARTHARRSSNDKIAAPSRSVCPQCGEAKLPHRVCPNCGFYKNREVIETE; this is encoded by the coding sequence ATGGCTGTACCTAAGCGCAAAATGGGCCGTGCCCGCACCCACGCCCGTCGCAGCTCCAACGACAAGATCGCGGCCCCCTCGCGTTCCGTGTGCCCGCAGTGCGGCGAGGCGAAGCTCCCGCATCGCGTGTGCCCGAACTGCGGCTTCTACAAGAACCGCGAAGTCATCGAGACCGAGTAG
- a CDS encoding chloride channel protein, whose product MTRPARRLPVQLARHAAFALVAGATGALAAALATLALDAASALSARFPWLLLALPALGAASIGLFRLLGLPLGAQPGSVVEDVRENDRVPPALAPAALAGTLLTVAGGGSAGATATSLAMASSAASGLGRLARVEPLAASGARTPRRGWTAACGMAAAFAALFGAPLAGAAFALELVRFDGAVVRHLPAVLAASLTAWAASLLLPGGYALPAMAPPGPSWKAAALCLLVGLACAAVGTVFGWSLRALRRGFGRARAHPALVAAVGGALVCALVLAFGWQRFEGSGLALLADAFAGGAAPFDFAVKALLTVVTLGFGFKGGEVMPALSVGALLGASCAGLIGGAPLFAAAMGATAFLAAAARCPLAAVLLAAEAFGWAAAPWAALAVLPAYLGSADVGMFGRGITSRRVKDRGSEKER is encoded by the coding sequence ATGACGCGCCCGGCCCGCCGCCTTCCCGTCCAACTGGCGCGCCACGCCGCGTTCGCGCTGGTTGCCGGCGCGACCGGGGCGCTCGCGGCGGCGCTCGCCACCCTCGCGCTCGACGCGGCCTCGGCGCTCTCCGCGCGCTTCCCCTGGCTCCTGCTCGCGCTGCCGGCGCTCGGGGCGGCCTCCATCGGGCTCTTCCGGCTGCTGGGCCTGCCGCTCGGCGCGCAGCCGGGCTCGGTGGTGGAGGACGTGCGCGAGAACGACCGCGTGCCGCCCGCCCTCGCGCCCGCCGCCCTCGCCGGCACGCTGCTCACGGTGGCCGGCGGCGGCTCGGCGGGGGCGACGGCCACCTCGCTCGCCATGGCGTCCTCGGCCGCGTCGGGACTCGGCCGGCTCGCGCGCGTGGAGCCCTTGGCCGCCTCCGGCGCGCGGACGCCCCGCCGCGGCTGGACGGCGGCCTGCGGGATGGCGGCCGCGTTCGCGGCCCTGTTCGGCGCGCCGCTCGCCGGCGCCGCGTTCGCGCTCGAGCTCGTCCGCTTCGACGGCGCGGTCGTGCGCCACCTGCCGGCCGTGCTCGCCGCGTCCCTGACGGCCTGGGCGGCTTCCCTGCTCTTGCCCGGCGGCTACGCGCTGCCCGCCATGGCGCCGCCCGGCCCCTCGTGGAAGGCCGCCGCCCTCTGCCTGCTCGTGGGGCTGGCCTGCGCCGCTGTCGGCACGGTGTTCGGCTGGTCGCTGCGCGCGCTCAGGCGCGGCTTCGGGCGGGCGCGCGCCCATCCGGCCCTCGTGGCCGCTGTGGGTGGGGCGCTCGTCTGCGCGCTCGTGCTCGCGTTCGGTTGGCAGCGCTTCGAAGGCTCGGGCCTCGCGCTTCTCGCGGATGCCTTCGCCGGCGGCGCCGCGCCCTTCGACTTCGCCGTGAAGGCGCTGCTCACCGTGGTCACGCTCGGCTTCGGTTTCAAAGGCGGCGAGGTGATGCCCGCGCTTTCGGTGGGCGCGCTCCTCGGCGCGAGCTGCGCGGGCCTCATCGGGGGTGCGCCCCTGTTCGCGGCGGCCATGGGCGCGACGGCGTTTCTCGCGGCCGCCGCGCGCTGCCCGCTCGCGGCGGTGCTGCTGGCAGCCGAGGCCTTCGGGTGGGCCGCCGCGCCGTGGGCCGCCCTCGCCGTCCTGCCCGCGTACCTGGGCAGCGCGGACGTGGGCATGTTCGGCCGCGGGATCACGAGCCGTCGCGTCAAGGATCGCGGGAGCGAAAAGGAAAGGTAA
- the plsX gene encoding phosphate acyltransferase PlsX, protein MMPQKVIITVDAMGGDDAPGVVLEGVADALSADEDLTVILCGPAEVVEPFAAAHARCEARACSEAIAMAEHPANAVRKKKDSSIVVGCRLVKEGAAQGFFSAGSTGACLAAGTLVMGRIKGIARPALATVIPSPVRPVVMCDIGANADCKPEYLVQFAQMASVYAEKVVGIESPRAALLNIGEEDEKGSQFAQEAHRLLAERLPNFAGNAEGGDILPATFDVIVTDGFTGNVCLKTIEGTSKTLFKTLKGVMMKSLATKLGALAIKGGLKELMAQVSPDTYGGAPLLGVKGALLVGHGSSGALAIKNGVLTTAGIVRADVAGIIARTAAGKAEAAPAPGAGVGEGGAA, encoded by the coding sequence ATCATGCCCCAGAAGGTCATCATCACCGTCGACGCCATGGGGGGCGACGACGCCCCCGGCGTCGTGCTCGAAGGCGTCGCCGACGCGCTTTCGGCCGACGAGGACCTGACCGTCATCCTGTGCGGCCCGGCCGAGGTGGTCGAGCCGTTCGCCGCCGCGCACGCCCGCTGCGAGGCGCGCGCGTGCTCCGAGGCCATCGCCATGGCCGAGCATCCGGCCAACGCCGTGCGCAAGAAGAAGGACTCCTCCATCGTGGTGGGCTGCCGCCTCGTGAAGGAGGGCGCGGCGCAGGGCTTCTTCTCCGCCGGCTCAACGGGCGCCTGCCTCGCGGCGGGCACGCTGGTCATGGGCCGCATCAAGGGCATCGCGCGCCCGGCGCTCGCCACGGTCATCCCCTCTCCCGTGCGTCCCGTCGTCATGTGCGACATCGGCGCGAACGCCGACTGCAAGCCGGAGTACCTCGTGCAGTTCGCCCAGATGGCATCGGTGTACGCCGAGAAGGTGGTGGGCATCGAGAGCCCGCGCGCGGCGCTGCTCAACATCGGCGAGGAGGACGAGAAGGGCTCGCAATTCGCCCAGGAGGCCCACCGCCTGCTCGCCGAGCGCCTGCCCAACTTCGCCGGCAACGCCGAGGGCGGCGACATCCTGCCCGCCACGTTCGACGTCATCGTGACGGACGGGTTCACGGGCAACGTGTGCCTGAAGACCATCGAGGGCACCTCCAAGACGCTGTTCAAGACGCTCAAGGGCGTCATGATGAAGAGCCTCGCCACCAAGCTGGGCGCGCTCGCCATCAAGGGCGGCCTCAAAGAGCTCATGGCGCAGGTGAGCCCCGACACCTACGGCGGCGCGCCGCTTCTGGGCGTGAAGGGGGCGCTGCTCGTGGGGCACGGATCGTCGGGCGCGCTCGCCATCAAGAACGGCGTGCTCACCACGGCGGGCATCGTGCGCGCCGACGTGGCCGGCATCATCGCGCGCACCGCGGCGGGCAAGGCCGAGGCGGCCCCTGCGCCAGGCGCGGGCGTTGGGGAAGGCGGCGCGGCATGA
- a CDS encoding helix-turn-helix transcriptional regulator: MAKPSPYETGELSDSIFLILLATLEPVHGYRIMQSIEESTDGAVKVGPATMYTTLKKLKAAGWIAETAEDEKRILYAATAEGRAVLERDFERRKRLVAFAQARLGETDGEGHGEDDL, from the coding sequence ATGGCGAAGCCAAGCCCGTATGAGACAGGGGAGCTGTCCGACAGCATCTTCCTGATCCTGCTGGCCACGCTTGAGCCTGTGCACGGCTATCGGATCATGCAGAGCATCGAGGAGTCCACGGACGGCGCGGTGAAGGTGGGTCCGGCCACCATGTACACGACGCTCAAGAAGCTCAAGGCCGCGGGCTGGATCGCGGAGACCGCCGAGGACGAGAAGCGCATCCTCTACGCGGCCACCGCCGAAGGGCGCGCGGTCCTCGAGCGCGACTTCGAGCGGCGCAAGCGGCTGGTCGCTTTTGCGCAGGCGCGGCTGGGCGAGACGGACGGGGAGGGCCATGGCGAAGACGACCTATAG
- the rnc gene encoding ribonuclease III, translating into MTSELSARFPEQEAFTDEQRRKLDRAQEILGHRFTHEQLLLSAITHPSATEGKSVKYSYERLEFLGDSILGAIVASIAFDRFHDLDEGGLTRIKVALVSGASLSDVADKLGFTDVIVFGSSETGTGRRGLHSALENVYEAVVAALYLDGGIEAAAAFVRETLIPRMSVDMAREPENPKSALQEKLQEDGITPTYKLVETQGPPHDRTFVAQVFAGSQGLARGTGRTKKEAESQAAKSTLARLGEFFGLGVDGEARAEKAEAAKLAKAEKAAARAEEKARKKSERERAKQRNRQG; encoded by the coding sequence ATGACGAGCGAGCTGAGCGCGCGGTTCCCCGAGCAGGAGGCGTTCACCGACGAGCAGCGGCGCAAGCTCGACCGCGCCCAGGAGATCCTCGGCCATCGCTTCACCCATGAGCAGCTGCTGCTCTCGGCCATCACGCACCCCTCGGCCACCGAGGGCAAGTCGGTCAAGTACTCCTACGAGCGCCTCGAGTTCCTGGGCGACAGCATCCTCGGGGCCATCGTGGCCTCCATCGCCTTCGACCGCTTCCACGACCTGGACGAGGGCGGCCTCACGCGCATCAAGGTGGCGCTCGTGTCGGGCGCGAGCCTCTCCGATGTGGCCGACAAGCTCGGGTTCACCGACGTCATCGTGTTCGGCTCGTCGGAGACGGGCACGGGTCGGCGCGGGCTGCACTCGGCGCTCGAGAACGTCTACGAGGCCGTGGTGGCCGCGCTCTACCTGGACGGCGGCATCGAGGCGGCCGCGGCGTTCGTGCGCGAGACGCTGATCCCGCGCATGTCCGTGGACATGGCGCGCGAGCCCGAGAACCCCAAGAGCGCGCTGCAGGAGAAGCTGCAGGAGGACGGCATCACGCCCACGTACAAGCTGGTGGAGACGCAGGGCCCGCCGCACGACCGTACGTTCGTGGCGCAGGTGTTCGCCGGCAGCCAGGGGCTCGCGCGCGGGACGGGCCGCACGAAGAAGGAGGCCGAGAGCCAGGCCGCCAAGAGCACGCTCGCGCGCCTCGGCGAGTTCTTCGGCCTGGGCGTGGACGGCGAGGCCCGCGCCGAGAAGGCCGAGGCCGCCAAGCTCGCGAAGGCCGAGAAGGCCGCCGCGCGCGCCGAGGAGAAGGCCCGCAAGAAGTCCGAGCGCGAACGCGCGAAGCAACGCAACAGGCAGGGATAG
- a CDS encoding ABC transporter ATP-binding protein, giving the protein METKRTPANPGACANPEASDAPAVSARQVLARFASYYGPYKGLFILDLLCATVLAAVDLAFPQFLGFFTKDFFLSAPEAILASLGWIALLFAALYGVRTACQYFITSWGHIMGARMEADMRRDLFEQYQRLSFSYYDRNNTGEMMSKLVTDLFDISELAHHGPENLFICILKIAGSFALLFLINVPLTAIMLLATALLAAYAFWRNYQKRVIFTENRRKMADINARLQDSLGGIRVVKSFGNEAVEIGKFDRANDRFVATKESSYRFMGSFHAVNSLFIGVLYTVTIVGGGYFVATGGLDVADLAIYALYIGIFISPIEQLINFTEQFQKGYAGFRRFMEALAVRPDIADAPDAVDLAAAERARCGGAEGFVAGAVRYRDVHFSYDGIHEVLRGLDLSVPAGATVALVGPSGGGKTTTCSLLPRFYDPDAGSVEIDGIDVRALTVESLRDAIGIVQQDVYLFGGTIRENIAYGRADATTPEIMEAARRANIHEFVMGLPEGYDTFVGERGARLSGGQKQRIAIARVFLKDPRILILDEATSALDNESERAIQKSLGELSAGRTTLVIAHRLSTIRGADLIAVVEGGRVVERGTHDELLALGGTYARYYEMQFGPREPSPS; this is encoded by the coding sequence ATGGAAACGAAACGAACCCCCGCAAACCCCGGAGCCTGCGCAAACCCCGAAGCCTCCGACGCGCCCGCCGTCTCGGCGCGCCAGGTGCTCGCGCGCTTCGCAAGTTACTACGGGCCCTACAAGGGGCTCTTCATCCTCGACCTTCTGTGCGCCACGGTGCTCGCGGCCGTCGACCTCGCGTTCCCGCAGTTCCTCGGCTTCTTCACGAAGGACTTCTTCCTCAGCGCGCCCGAGGCCATCCTCGCATCGCTCGGATGGATCGCGCTTCTGTTCGCGGCGCTCTACGGCGTGCGCACGGCCTGCCAGTACTTCATCACCAGCTGGGGCCACATCATGGGCGCGCGCATGGAGGCCGACATGCGCCGCGACCTGTTCGAGCAGTACCAGCGCCTCTCTTTCAGCTACTACGACCGCAACAACACCGGCGAGATGATGAGCAAGCTGGTCACCGACCTCTTCGACATCTCGGAGCTCGCGCACCACGGGCCGGAGAACCTGTTCATCTGCATCCTTAAGATCGCGGGCTCGTTCGCGCTGCTGTTCCTCATCAACGTGCCGCTCACCGCCATCATGCTGCTGGCCACGGCGCTTTTGGCCGCCTACGCGTTCTGGCGCAACTACCAGAAGCGCGTCATCTTCACCGAGAACCGCCGCAAGATGGCCGACATCAACGCGCGGCTGCAGGACTCGCTCGGCGGCATCCGCGTGGTGAAGTCGTTCGGCAACGAGGCGGTGGAGATAGGGAAGTTCGACCGCGCGAACGACCGCTTCGTGGCCACTAAGGAGAGCTCGTACCGGTTCATGGGGTCGTTCCATGCGGTGAACTCGCTGTTCATCGGGGTGCTGTATACGGTCACCATCGTGGGCGGCGGCTACTTCGTGGCCACGGGCGGCCTGGACGTGGCGGATCTGGCCATCTACGCCCTCTACATCGGCATCTTCATCTCGCCCATCGAGCAGCTCATCAACTTCACCGAGCAGTTCCAGAAGGGCTACGCGGGCTTCCGCCGCTTCATGGAGGCGCTGGCCGTGCGCCCCGATATCGCCGACGCGCCCGACGCGGTGGACCTCGCCGCTGCCGAGCGCGCCCGCTGCGGGGGAGCGGAGGGGTTCGTGGCCGGGGCGGTGCGCTACCGCGACGTGCATTTCAGCTACGACGGCATCCACGAGGTGCTGCGCGGGCTCGACCTGTCCGTGCCGGCCGGCGCGACGGTGGCGCTCGTGGGGCCCTCGGGCGGCGGCAAGACCACCACCTGCTCGCTGCTGCCGCGCTTCTACGACCCGGACGCGGGCAGCGTGGAGATCGACGGCATCGACGTGCGCGCCCTCACCGTGGAGTCGCTGCGCGACGCCATCGGCATCGTTCAGCAGGACGTGTACCTGTTCGGCGGCACCATCCGCGAGAACATCGCCTACGGCCGCGCCGACGCGACGACGCCCGAGATCATGGAGGCCGCGCGCCGCGCGAACATCCACGAGTTCGTCATGGGGCTGCCGGAGGGCTACGACACGTTCGTGGGCGAGCGCGGGGCGCGCCTGTCCGGCGGGCAGAAGCAGCGCATCGCCATCGCGCGCGTGTTTTTGAAGGATCCGCGCATCCTCATCCTCGACGAGGCCACGAGCGCGCTCGACAACGAGAGCGAGCGCGCCATCCAGAAGTCGCTCGGGGAGCTCTCGGCCGGGCGCACCACGCTCGTGATCGCGCACCGCCTGTCCACCATCCGCGGTGCCGACCTCATAGCCGTGGTGGAGGGCGGCCGCGTCGTGGAGCGCGGCACCCACGACGAGCTGCTCGCCCTCGGCGGCACGTACGCAAGGTACTACGAGATGCAGTTCGGCCCGAGGGAGCCTTCGCCATCCTGA